The genomic window GAAGATCACATCGGACACTCTCGTCGTTGCGGCAAAGAACGACAACATGGTTCCCATGAAGGCAACCGAGTTCATATACAACAACATCAGATCAGAAAACAAGAAGCTTCTTGTTTTTGAAAAATCCGGTCACGTTCTGAGCAACGACGTGGAGAAGGAAGATGTCACTAAGGCGGTCATAGAATGGCTGAAGGGGGAATGAAGATGGCAGTGATATTCATTCTGATTCTCATGGTCCTCCTGAACGCGGATCAGATGGTGATGTCTCCGAACATAGGAGCGATAGAACAGGAGTTCAACATCACTGATGCTCAGATAGGTCTCGTTGCGTCGTCTTTCACGGTGATAGGGGCTCTTGTGAGCCTTGTGTGGGGGTACCTTGCCGACAGATACAGCAGGAAGAACCTTCTCATCTACTCCATTCTCGTTGGTGAGATTCCCTGTCTCATGAGTGCGTTTTCTCACTCCTACGGAGAACTCTTTTTCTGGAGAGCCCTCACCGGAATAGGTGTGGGAGCGTCCTTTCCCATTGTTTACTCGATGATAGGAGACATGTTCGACGAGGTAAAGAGAGGAAAGGTCGTGGCTCTTATATCTTCTGCGATCTCCATAGGAAGCGTTCTTGGGATGATCGTTGGGGGTTTTTTGGGACCGAAATACGGTTGGAGAGTTCCCTTCATCGTGGTTTCTGTTCCAAACATCGCCCTTGCGATTTTATCCATCTTCGTTCTGAAAGAACCGAAAAGAGGTGCCTTTGAAAAAGGCATCGGTGAACTCGTTCAATCCGGGTACGAGTATCCGAAAGCGCCGAAACTCTCTGATTACGCAAAACTTGTGAAGGTGAAAACGAATCTTCTTTTGTTCTTTCAGGGTATAGCAGGGACTATTCCCTGGGGTGCCATTCCTTACTTTCTTGTGGAATTCTTCAGAAGAGAAAGAGGTCTTTCGGTGGAGACGGCTACCCTTGTTTTCCTCGTGTTCGGTCTTGGAAACATCGCTGGAATCATCCTCGGAGGACTGTGGGGAGCGAGCATCTACGCGAAATCCAGGCCATTTCTACCGCTGTTTTGCTCGATCACAACCGCTCTTGGAACTTTCTTCACCGTTATGACCCTGGACTACGTGGGAAGTCTTCTCGTTCTCATGTTACTTGGTTTCGTCGCTTCTTTCACCGCGAGTCTCACGGGTCCGAACGTGAAGTTCATGCTTCTGAACGTCAACGAACCACAGGAAAGAGGAAGGATATTCTCCATATTCAACCTCACCGATTCGCTCGGAACGGGATTTGGAAAATTCGCGGGAGGAGTGATGTCCGTTGCCCTCGGATCTCTCGGAGCTGCCTTGAAAGTCTCCGCTTATTTCTGGCTTATCTGTGCGGTGCTGCTCTTTGTTCTGGTTTTTTACTTCACAAGGGACGTGGAAAGACTTCAGAAAAGCATGATGAAGCTGGCCAAAGATATTTCTTCTTGAACTCCCAGAGAGTGGAGGTACAGCATGGATCTGAAGGTTCTCCTTTCGGGTTTCTCCTACTCCACGATATTCGGACTTTCTTTTCTTTTCACGAAGAACGCTCTCGATCATGTGACTCCCCTGACTTTTCTTTCTTTCAGATTCAGCGTTGCTTTTCTCACTTACCTTCTTCTTTTGATAACCGGCGTTGTGAAGCTTGGAAAGAAACCCTACTGGAAGCTCTGGAAACTCGTCCTGTTCCAGCCTGTGCTTTACTTTCTTTTCGAAACGTACGGCCTTCAGAGGGTGAACTCCTCGGAAGCGGGTATGATCATTGCCCTCATCCCGGTCGTTGTCAACCTTCTTGCTCCTTTCATACTCAAAGAGAAGGGAGATCTTCTTCACTACTTTCTTGTGGGAATGGGTTTTCTTGGAGTTTCGTTGATAGTTGGTTTCAACATCACGCCTGGGAACATCATTGGGAAAGCCTTCTTACTCTTAGCTGTTCTCTCCGGAGCGATGTACAGTGTGCTTTCGAGAAAGTTTTCAAAAGAGTTCACACCTGCTGAAATCACTTTCTTCATGATGATGACCGGAGCAGTTTTCTTCACACTTTTGAGTCTTTCAACAGGAGATTTCAGACCGGTGTTCAACGTCCATGTGGTAATCGGTACCCTGTATCTCGGTGTTCTTTCTTCCACCGTCGCGTTTTTCCTTCTCAACTACGCCATAGGGAAAATGTCTCCCATCTTCACCACCCTCTTTTCCAACTTCACAACGGTGATTTCTGTGATAGCTGGGGTTGTTTTCAGAAACGAAACGGTGGAAATTCAACAGATTGCAGGGATGGGATTGATAATCGTTTCTATAATCGCAATGGCGGTTCGTAAGGAGTAAATATAGTCTTGTAATAGAATACTTGCGAAGGAGGTGAATTGATGAGGAAAACTTACGAGGTAATACGCGCAATTCTTCGGAAGACAGGACCTATACTGAAGACAAAACTATTGAAATTACTTTTCCTTGTTGATTATTATGCGATCAAAAAAATTGGGAAACAAATAACCGATTTAGATTACAAGAAATATTTTTATGGTCCATATGATAAGAATTTTGAGCTTGTATTGAATAAAATGTATGTAGAAGGTCTTATCCACACGGAGGAACATATTATAGAACCTGGTCCCTTTGAAACAGGAAAAATTAACCTTTCAAATGAAGAAAAAGAAATATTAGATGAGGTACTGCAAAAGTATGGGGAGATGACTCTAAATGAAG from Thermotoga sp. Mc24 includes these protein-coding regions:
- a CDS encoding MFS transporter is translated as MAVIFILILMVLLNADQMVMSPNIGAIEQEFNITDAQIGLVASSFTVIGALVSLVWGYLADRYSRKNLLIYSILVGEIPCLMSAFSHSYGELFFWRALTGIGVGASFPIVYSMIGDMFDEVKRGKVVALISSAISIGSVLGMIVGGFLGPKYGWRVPFIVVSVPNIALAILSIFVLKEPKRGAFEKGIGELVQSGYEYPKAPKLSDYAKLVKVKTNLLLFFQGIAGTIPWGAIPYFLVEFFRRERGLSVETATLVFLVFGLGNIAGIILGGLWGASIYAKSRPFLPLFCSITTALGTFFTVMTLDYVGSLLVLMLLGFVASFTASLTGPNVKFMLLNVNEPQERGRIFSIFNLTDSLGTGFGKFAGGVMSVALGSLGAALKVSAYFWLICAVLLFVLVFYFTRDVERLQKSMMKLAKDISS
- a CDS encoding DMT family transporter, which encodes MDLKVLLSGFSYSTIFGLSFLFTKNALDHVTPLTFLSFRFSVAFLTYLLLLITGVVKLGKKPYWKLWKLVLFQPVLYFLFETYGLQRVNSSEAGMIIALIPVVVNLLAPFILKEKGDLLHYFLVGMGFLGVSLIVGFNITPGNIIGKAFLLLAVLSGAMYSVLSRKFSKEFTPAEITFFMMMTGAVFFTLLSLSTGDFRPVFNVHVVIGTLYLGVLSSTVAFFLLNYAIGKMSPIFTTLFSNFTTVISVIAGVVFRNETVEIQQIAGMGLIIVSIIAMAVRKE
- a CDS encoding type II toxin-antitoxin system antitoxin SocA domain-containing protein, encoding MRKTYEVIRAILRKTGPILKTKLLKLLFLVDYYAIKKIGKQITDLDYKKYFYGPYDKNFELVLNKMYVEGLIHTEEHIIEPGPFETGKINLSNEEKEILDEVLQKYGEMTLNEVLEEIYKLDEIKKYSLHSRIGSEKFEKNRNRPLVM